The genomic segment TAAATTGGCGTTTGTGCAGGGTTAAGGATTAAgctttatgtaatttttttcccatgtatttgaaaaaatttcactttttataTTTCCCATTATTCAGAAAGAATAACGTGGTAGTTTGCAGGAAAAGTCTAGGTGGCACagtcagaaatatttaaaaaacccccactttCTTCTCCTATCCCAACAGTACATGAAACTCTCTTCCCCCTAACTGCACTCTTTTGCATGGCTGCTACCTGTATCACTGTGTAATGTACTTACATGTTCCCAGCCCATGAGAATGAGCTAAGAATTGTAACTTGCAGGAATTTTGAAAAAAccaccccccaaacccacacTGAAAAACTCACAGTATTGCTTAATACTTTCCACAAGTATCTTCTGGAATCCTTATGGTGTCATGACTCATTATTGTATGTATTAAATCCTAGTAACTGCTACATTATGACATTTCTAAACTTTAATAAACTCTGCTTTCCCTTGGCAGATTTGCAGCTTGATGCGAGGTGGAATAGCTGAGAGGGGAGGGGTAAGAGTAGGACATCGTATTATTGAGATCAATGGACAAAGTGTTGTTGCTACTGCTCATGAGAAGATAGTACAAGCATTGTCTAATTCAGTGGGAGAGGTAAGAAAACTATTAAATACTTTATGAAGGAATTCAAACTGttgaaagaatatatttttcagttgaaaagaGTGTCTTAACATAGCATTAAAACCACCTCAGTAAATCAGAGTTGAGCACTAATAACAAACAATtaacagaacattttttgaaCAATTAGATGCACATTCATTGCATTTTTCCACTCATTTTCAAGAGTTCCTAGCATGATTCTGAACCTTCAACCTACTGTTTGAATTAAACCGATCAATTAAGGGAAGAAATCACACAAGCCTGTTAGCCATGAAAATGTCTCTCTTGGCTTACCACTACAGCATCTGccatagaaataaattaatatccAAAGAGTGGAGAGATTCAAATTGATATGTATTTTAGTAATTTCATTTCCACTGAAGATTTCCAACTTACCTTGGGAATATGTTAAGACCTCTCTCTCCAGTACTTTTAGAGAAGTCAGCAATGAATGAACAAGATCCTCCAGTTTATCAAAATCCCTACTGAATTTAGTGGTAGTGTCATACACAACCCTAGTCAGACCTTCCCCTAGTTCCTTTGTCAAAAATCAAAGATAACTtgttttcctgtggaaaaagATACTTGAAAAAATATACAGAGTACGTGCACGTTGGCAGGAACAAACCTGTAGATTTCAATAGAACCTCCATGCCTTGATGGTACCTCTTTGCTGGATAACATCTCACTAAACATGAGGACAgcatgaaactttttttttcagcatgaagGGACCAAGATATTAAGGCAGCATATGGCTGGTGAGGGTCTGTGTTGTCAGTTAGTGAAGTTTaccttccttcctcctgcatTGTCAGATAGGTCCTTACAGCTGTTACTACATTTGTGATACAGCTCTGATTACCTGATGCCTTTAATCCTGTTAGTCTGTGAAATTCCTCCGACACTTACCACAATACTCCTTCTAGAAAGAACTTAAATACACTAGCCATGAAAGAACCTGTTCCACCAAACTCTTGACTAGCATTTAAGTATCAGGTGATAAAGTCCGAGTTTTGTGTTCAGAGGATCATACTCCAATTAGGAGAAAATATGTACAAAATGACAGTCCCACAGGGAAGGAAGGTAGAAGAAAAATCTAACTTCAGTTAATACCAGAACAGCAGAATGAATTTTCAGAGGTTTGCGCTGCTTCTTTTTTAAGGGCTGTAATTGGAGTAGGGTATAACAATAAAAACTGTTTAGGCGTCATCTCAGCTATATGATGTTGCATCCTGCcattgtcatttaaaaaaaaaaaaaaaaaccacccacaaaaaaaagcaaagacagcaaaCCAGCTTGTTAGAACCAGAGAACTTTGAACTAGGAACTTTGGTAACATTCACATCTGTCGaaaccaggaaaataaatgcacttACACCACAGGGAGAGACAGATCGGGCCTTATGGATTATTTTAAACTAGCAACAATTCCATTACTTTCTGTGTAAATCAATTGACAGATTCACATGAAGACAATGCCAGCTGCCATGTTCAGGCTTCTAACAGGACAAGAGACACCCCTATACATCTAGCACGCGAGACTCTTGCAGCAGAATAACTAAAGGATTCCATCAAAGCTGAAGCCCTCATAGCTGAAgagaattttgtattttgtatgaaTGAAAGGCTTTGAAGCTGACCTGAGGACTCCGAAACAAGGAACAGACAGGTGtctctgccttttctctccttcctttttatttctttgccaaAAGGTGATGAGAAGGATGGTCAAGGACAATAATCACTGACAAAAATCTTTGTAAAACATTTAAGTATTTTGCAACATCTTCTAAACtcttttctcataaaaattaaaacatatttatttgtAACCTATATGTGGAGTGATGTATGTATGTCTGTCTTGTTTGATAACATGGTGAATGTGAATATTTGATGAATGAGACTGCAGGAAATGGCAAGAGAAGCAATTAGAGAAAGTTATGGCTGcctcaagattaaaaaaaaaatcccagtccCATAAAGTGGTCCAATACTGATGGCtttgcataattttaaaactggtgCCGAATAGATggtatttcagtggaaaagagTGTGTGCAGTTAAAACTTCTAGATTCTATTGTAAAGAAACCCACTGTAGTACTTGGTATTGTTATGACAAGTGTAACCTGTTTGGCAAGGTGTGAACATAAACATGTAACAAGTGTTTCATATGCTAAATAAAGAATAATTGCCACAagattaaaatcaaaatatttatttagatacatatttatttttaatgcttgtgATTTTTATGATTTAACAGAGTTATTTCATGGATAACTTATTGCACAGGTTGTGTAATGTATGTGttgggctgggtttttttttttctttaattttttgcatATTGCCTTTTTGTTTATATTAGCTCCAAATGGGAAAGCCATGCTTAcctgtttctgtcttttataAAGCATTCTTATTCCTAAGGCAATGTGTTCTGAATGTAAATTGTTTTGACAAATAACCTAGCACCATCAGCAGTATTAGAATGTGTGTAGATAAAAAAAACTAGTAGTAAAGTTGTATTCCTTATGAGATAAATGTTAATCGGTGTAACTTcgtctagatttttttttttttggccaaggccttgaagaaaatacactgtGACTTAAGAAGCCTTACCATGCAGTAACTAAAGAGCTTTAGATGACTGTACTTCAAGGAGTAGTGTGTTGCATGCAACTGACCTTAGGAAAGAATTAACCTACTATCACtaataaatctgaaataataaaggaagcttgctttttttgtttgttgtgtaAGTTTAcgtaataaaaaaatccaagtagAAGATCATTTAATTCTTCATCTAAGTGCAGTTGCAAAGgtcacagattatttttttaagaaggaattCCTCTCTTGAATTAGGAATTTGTGTATCATTATTATCTTGAGAGTAGATGTTTCAATTAGCATACCTTGTTGCCACTGGATGTCACTGTGACTTCACATCAAGACAAAAGCATGctataattaaaatacattgaaatGGATGATTCTGTAAAACTTAAACTACTCATCTTCAGCTACATTCCTTTGTGACCTTTTCACAGGATGTCTGCCCAGCTCAGAGTGACACAAACGAAACCAGTATATGATTAAACCTCAAATGGAAACTAACTCTACTGACAAGCACtgctgcaaaaaaattaaaaccctgAAACGTCAACCTGTGGTAGGTTCTTTATGAGAACCTTTTGTTTAAGGCCTTTCCAATTCCCTCTGAGAGAGCCAGGATGAAGCTTGCACTGGAAGACGTTGCTGGCAGACCTGTGTTTATTCTGGTAATCAAATTAGCGTCAATGATATttactttttgatttttattttttttttttttagatcaaTGTTAAATAAATCATAAATGCAGCAGAACCACAAGGACATGTTTTAGTAATACAATTGTTAAAACTACTAATTGGAGTAACtattcttttggaaaaaatgttcaAGGCTCTGCTAGATAAAAATTGATCTAACTTCCTATCAGTTGGCGTTTGTAAAAAGTTTGTGAAATCTGCTTTTTGGAAATGCAGAATTTCAAAGAATTCTTCCCTAATGTGTCTTTTGGTCACAATTCGCAGAGTACTTCAATGTCAGTTTTCAATAGCATATGCTACTCCATTAATAAACTCATGAGCATTCcgaacaaagcaaaaataaaccaCACTGCAGCCTTTACTATAATTTAAAAGGGCAACAtactgggggggtgggggtgctggggtgggggtaGCAGTTTTAATAGGACAGATCAGTTAGCCTGGCATGAAAGACACTGGTAAAATGGATTAGAAGCAGCGCTGTATGTGCATATGAATCACCTTTACATTTCTATCCAAATCAGTTGTTGAAAAAGCAAAGTccagaaatactttttattaaaacactgaTCATAATTAAAACACTTTGAGGtacattaaataaatacaactttTAAGTTGTACAGCCGGTCTCTGGCGGTTTTGCAATGGTTTTCAAGAAATGCTAGGCAGCATCAGTAGCATTTCTGTAGgtacagtgaaataaatgtgtttctGGTTGGGAAAACATTTGTTATGACTTTGCTAATAAATCagttaaaattttgaaaaaatcagGGCCGAAATTTACATTCAGAAAAACAGGTGTTCTCCTCCTGTTGttggaaaaaaagtggaattCCAAAGGAagacactttttcctttttaagtcATCCACTACTTGTATTTCTCCCAGTCCTGGTTTCTTCCTTAATTCTCTTTGCTGGAATCACATACCTGCGAATATTATCAAAGGATGGTCTCCCGGCAAACTCCAATTAAACTGTGAGGCCTGTCCCGCTCTAAACTGCGAGTGATACGGGACCTACGTAAGAAGGCAACTGGAGAGCTCAGAGCACCACAGCTCTGAAGATGAAGATCTTCTTGAAGTTGTTTTCTAGAGGTATTCACATTCTGCTGGGAACTTGTAATTACCTGTTTAAAAGggcaggaatggagaaggaaaaatggggaaaacagggtaagaaatgttttcatttaaaaggtTCAGTCCCTGAgtatcatttcatttcagttatcTAATGACGGAACTCTCCCAGAGGAGGTGTGTGTTTATGCAGCCATCCAGAGACCCTCCCGCTTCTGTTCTTACAACTGATCAGGACTGAGTACTGGCTACTGGAAGGCACAGTCAGGCTTGAAAGGCATCAGGCCCTGTACCTGTATGGTAATGTTGAGTCAAAAAAGGCgcaaacaaatatttctttgtctctacacaaatgaaaagaaaacctgtggAAAAGGTGGCAGCTCTGCCTTATAATTGACAAATGTAAGTTTGGAGCAAATTAAACTCATCTGTTTCTTTTAGGAGAAAGAGATACTTCACTAGCTTTGCTGAGGGTGGAAGAGAACTAAAACCTTGCCAGCCTGgtaaacaaacatttttgtgtTAATAGAACTGTCAGGCTACTTCACAAATCTGAATTATACAACTATTTTACCAAAAATTCTGTGACTTCTTAAGTAGATTGCTGGGATGCCCTGAACTTTCACTAATAAATAATGGggttttgtctgaaaaaaataactactaagattatttctttaatgtgaaaaaaacgTATGTCTCCCTGGATCTAAGAAACCACACAAGATAAGAACTGGGCCGTTGGTTTCTGGTTTTATGATCTACATAAACATTCAaatttttttatactgttttgttttttgagaaactatgcttttttcatttaaagaaactgttttcaaCTTTCTAACCTCGAGGATTTAATGACCTACAAATTTTGTAAAGCAATAAcagtatttaaatttaattccaTACTGACACTCTGTTAAGTATGTCATGACAGTACTGCTTTTCTACCCATGTGACTACAGAGGTAACTGATACGGCGCTACTTCTTTGTTCTACTTCACAGTTAGCAAAACCAATCTTGCAGCAACTTTTATTAAATGCTGTGTTTCCTGCTACATATCACATGATCTCACATGCTGTTTAAGTGTTATTACATCCTATTTTAATACTTTGCCAGTTTCCCTCACTTAGCGATCAGCAGACTAATACCGCAGGAATTACAATATCTCGGAAGGTGGGGAAACTTCCCCCAAGCATGTATCCTTAATGGTCTGTCCAGCTCTGTGGAAACCCTACAGGCCACCTGAATGTGGTCAGTCAGTGCTAAGAgcattctgcttttcaaatcTGTCAACATAAAAGGAGCTTCATTTCTATAGATATCATTCTGGTAACAATACTAGCAAGAGGTGATTCATCaccttttttcctgcaagagGGATGTATTATTAAACATGCGTTAGATAATAGAAGTTGCTGCCACTACCAGTTCCCTTGTTTTATAGGACTCCTTCCAAGCCTTGGGTCTGTTGTATTCTCACTCAAGGTGAGAAGATGCTTTCATTATTCCTTCATTTGGAAAAGCACAATTTCtcaattctttttcttaaaaatagcaAGGGTCATTATCATTCTTCTAGCTAGGAGTACGGGGAACTGCACCGTTCTGTTTTGATTGATTGTGGCCCTGCTTGTATATCTACCCATTCTTTTCAGCTAGGAGCTTATGCTGTACGAATACATCTGCCTGAAAAAACAACAGATCCAAGTCAGTTCTCTGTTATCTCCATATATAAACACAAATTAATGAATGGAACAGTCACAGCTGCAGAACGATGTTGGAAATGAGAGAGGATGATTATCAGTGTGTAAATATCAGCTCCCTATAGATCTCCTAGGATATTACTGGGTCCAGctggaaaattttaaatgcatttatgaGTGCTTCAGTGTAAAACACATTGCTGCCcaataaatattatttcttgCTAAAGCCATGTTCCCGTAAAAGAACTTCTGTAGGAATTGTCTGAAGTACttaaaactgtaaaaacatttaaataaggTATGTGTCTATCATGGTTGAACAAATCTTTAGAACTTAAATGACCTACCTGGTCTATAATATTGGCACTGAAGATGGCTTCTTCCATGTGTCTCTCATCAGATTTTATTACTGATCGTATGCTGTTCACTACGTGACGTACTTCTGGAGGGAGATTACAGTCTGAATGTTCCAAAAATTTTGCCACTAAAATTTTTGTGTCCTTATAGGCCTTAAGGTCCACTAAAGAGTGTGGTCGCTCTTTTGAGACTATGTGCAAAGCCTTTGGCTTTAGGTGTAGATCAATTGTCCTTGTATCCCTCTGTTCTCCAGTTGGTAGGAAACTGCTCAAAGAATGCTGACATGCAGAGGCAGCCATATGAGAACCAGAAACAGGAActaaaaaagggggggaagaaTAGCTTTAAAGtaataagtttaaaaaaaaaagaaaaaaaaaaggaaaaaaaaaggcaaaacaagtATTGTCAAAAAAGTTTTTACTTTGTCATAAAAtgtctgttttttctgaagaataacAAAAACATGCAATCAAGGAAACATTGCAACATGGTATTTAACCAGGGCTCAAGAGTAAGACTCTTTCACATGACCAAGGACTGCATTTAGGATGAGTGGGTGAGTAACTGAAGTACTTCATAAATCACAGACATTTTTGTTACCTCCACTTTCAGGGACTTCTGTTGACATTAATGATAAGGGGAAACACCATCAGTGTTACATATGTAACTTGTAATGTTTtaggcccccccccccaacattAATGATAAAGTTCCCCTTATTTCTAGGCCTCAAAAATTATGAGGAGTGAATAATTCCAGAGAGATTAgtaagaaatacagagaaagcaaaaatgctaAACTAAACCAGAGGACTTTATtggcagcatttattttcacttaaagGCTGGTTCCATCAGCATTGTACATCATACACGTATGTTGTAAGTGGTTTTTCTGCCCCAAATTTTCTAGACCTTGTTTCTCTATCAGaaacttttaattatttttaaaacaaaagaagaaaacccatATGATCCTGCTTCAGAAAACTGATCCTCACCTGTTTCTAACGTAGCTGGAGAGAATCCTGCATCTTGATGCTGGCTACATATAGGAGTCCAGGCACAATTATCACCTTTAAccaaagagagagacagaaagagcaCCATCAACCCCTGCTATCCTCTGgccaaagcaaggaaaaatacattGGAATCTTTTATCATCTGCTTTACAGAATGAAACTGCTCAGAAGAAATACTACTTTCAAGATGTCCATTCATGAAGAGAAGCCACTATACACAGTAATGTCCTATAAGctcttaaataaatacaaagatcTAGTTCCTGCTTGatgttttcctctctgttatACAGCTATCAAATCCTAAATACTTCAGGCCTAAGCACTGAAGTTATGGAAGGCTCCCTACTAGGGGCAGACCTCAGactttcctgtatttccctgGCAGACAGATTTTATCTTAGAAAATGGGAAAACCAAGAAAGATTAATCCCTCTTACTCCTAGAAAaccagcattttatttaatatttctacCTCCTTTTTTGACAGATTCTCATTCTTTGCAGGACAAATGCTACCCACCACCAATTAAATTAATGGGTAGGTGACCACTATGGTTACTGATGATCCAAGTCAATAACAAGTGGTTACAGAGCATCTACAAACAGCTCTGGATGCAGTTGCCTTCTAATGACAGAGTTTCTGGGATGCCAGCACAAGGATCAGTGATGATGACATCACACTATACAGTAATTACCAGTGCAGTCTTTTTGATTTCAAGCTTGTGACAGTCAAGATGGAATAAACCCTCACATTTATGCTAAGGCTGTTTACATCTGTTTCCAagactgaaaactattttgaacTTCCAGGTAGCTTAGAAGAGGTTTTCTTCCGTATCTTCAGGGAAAGTTTATAATGAAAAGCTGGTATAATCCTCTCTGGTAGAGTGAAtaattaaatgaaggaaaacaaaggtaaGATGTTACAAACATAGAAAACCTGTAAGAAATTGAGAGACAGCTTCTATTCTGTCTTTAATGTGCTTTATTATTCTGAAGTACTGCAACACATGAATCGTGGCATGCTTGTTAAGAGGAGACACTTCAGAGGTTCTGTCTTCCCATCCATTATTATACTGCTTAATGTACTTGCAGCACAGTCAAAACTACACCACTAGACATTATCCTGAATTATCTGGAACACAGACACTACAATAATCACTCAGGCACTTAGCTGATATAGCCACATAGTCTATCATATTTGATTATAGACTAAGTTTATTGTACACAAACATCAGTGCTAGAAGCTGACTTTGTCCTCCTTTGCTATGATAAACTTTAtggggaaaagacagaaaaatgtgtaAACTACTCATttctaagtaattttttttaagagggaaCTATTTCTTACAGAGATTATATGTGAACCCACCATACTTACGTTGTCCAGGGACTACACAGTGACTATACCTAATAAACTAAACTTTCATCTACAATTTCTCTACTAGGAATGACAGATAtttccaaacaaataaacaagcTCACTTTCAGCATTAAAGGATTAATGGGAGAATTATTGACTATACATATCATAAAGACCCCCATCATGTCAAGATGTGCTTGAAGCACATGAATCGTGTTTTATTGACGTAAAAGCCCAGAATTTTATGCCACCGTTAAAATTCTCAGATTACTAATTTATTAGATCTCATTGCTGTTGTGTCACTATGCTGTTGCACACATGCAACATCCCTGTGTCAGATAATTTATGGTCCAAACCATGTACAGTGCAATCACAGTAACATTCAAGACCCATTTAACAAAACTCTACGCAGTAAATTTCAAGGCTGTGCTTCTAAATCCTTTCACATTGATTTGTATAGGCAGGTTAATCAGAagataaattaataatttttcttaaagtagAAAGACAGGGTCCTAGGACAAAACCAAACACTACTTACCAATCTGACCACTGTATTTTCCCCTTTGTGAACATGTCTGAAGCTCCCCCACTCCTAAGTTCTCCAAAATCCACAGTATGTCTCTTACATGAGTTACTAGTATTAATGATACATAGCTACAGCGCTGTCTTTCATGTAGTCAGTTTAGCTGACCAGTCTTTCTATTCCaggacaattttaaaaaataagtgtgtgttactgaaaaaaaacctttttcttctggGTTGGTTAGTGGATGGAGCTCAGTTGGTTGCCTTTATCTTTGCCTATTGTTCAACTCTgtggatgtatttttaaattctgcagTGAGATCTATATTCCAGTAGCCAGTCATGAAAAATCTGGatcaaatgcctttttaaagtTATAAAGACTATAAAGAACTTCAGCTGCGTGGCACAGCTTAGGAAAAATAAGCTTCAGGGCTGCTACAAACAGCTGGTACATGTTACTACAATTGTACTGCTTCTAACCTATGTATGATTTCCAAATAGAGTTCAACAAAAAGTAGAGGAAGGGGAAGTGATGTGAAGTTGTGAAAACCTTCACAGGGTAAAATTTTGCAAACTGTAGTTTGTCAAACctataaatgaaagaaatatgcACATCTAGACTCAAGTGCTTCTcttaaagatttcattttaaagagtcttctgcaggcagcaaaagaaCGGCAAACTAGGCCAGCACAAACACATTCCCTCTGAGTTACTTCTCTTGCTCCCCCTCCTGCTGTGTGCATATCAGTCTCTCGAGAACCATCTCTGCTCCTTTGTTGCAATCTTTGCTAAGCCCAGTTACCTCTCAGTAATGTTCAACCCATGTCCCTCAACTCGTGTAGGGCTAAGAACTTGGAAATTAGTTAAAATAATTCCCATAATGCCAATTCTCCAGAAGATGATGGACACGttaaaaatgaaggcagagcATCTGTTCTACGAGGTGTCCCAGCAGTCAGCTAGAACACGTAGCTATGGCTGCCTACAGTAATCTCTCTCAAACACTACTCAAAGAACATATGGAGCACAATATGGAAAACTTGCAGAGCGTGATCCAGAAGAGAAAGGGCTGCTGTTCTTGTCTTCAGCACAGTAGAAAGGATTCAGAAATTCCTACTTACTGTCTGCACAGCAGCTTCACAGCACGTATATCCTAGCAGAGtaaatttcataaaataagtGCAGACTTCTAGATTAAAGATTCACTTTTCCTGGACAGGATGCTGAGGCTAGATTTCTAAATGTAAAAGACATTCCATTATTGAGCTAAGTATGAGGTCTCTGAAAttcacagaaacagaataatGATGCAAAAAGTGTCATAGAACCAACACATCATCTTCCTAAATGAAACCAgttatttcagcattttgccTACTTTTGTTTTGAGCTCAGTCACATGATTCTTCCTCTAGATCCCTTAGAAAGCCCAGTGAACGCATCTGTAACAGCACAAACTATGACATCTTACAAAGCTTTTAATCTTTACTTTTAAACCACTTCTCCAGCTTACCCCTTTGAATCTCTCTAAACAGCTTACATGCTTTTGTAAAACCTTCAAATGGTTTAGACAGTTCTACATTCCTGCTATTATTTGATCAAGCCATTTTCTACTAAATCAAACATGTCTTTTTCACTAACAAGCAGATTTTTATGAAGATACACTGTTCAGCTAACAgcatttcctctcttcttccctacTTGTCTCAAAGGAGATTCATATCAGAAGATGCTTATCCACAATAGtcaaaagctttccttttcatttatcATCTTGTCATGTGCctcatctttcatttctttgtccTTTAAAACTTTTCACCATACAGTCCAACTTGTCGCTACACAGTCACACCGACTGCCTCTGACATGCACCAATACTGTCAATGTCAGCGTCACCTTCAGGAAACACAACCTGCTGTATTACAAGCATGACAGCTCAGTTAATTGTTTCCTAGATAGACCCCAGCTACCATTCAACTTCTTAGTTTAGCTTCTCAATATAACAGTAATAGAGAGGTGGAAGCATCTACTCAAGAAATAGTTTTCTGAGCACTGCAGAAAGACTGGTACAATTtagaaaaggtaaaattaatttccctctgtcacttttcccatttcaattcttcttaaaaattttcaaatCTAGAAAATGTGCATGAAGCTACAGCCTTCACACATAAGTCAACCCTCATTGGAACGTTTCATATAATTCCCAGCAGCACCAATTGCTGCATAAATCACATACCACTCATTTGTTCCATGCTCCATCAGCCTTGTGGTGCTATACCTACCTTCTGTATAAGACGAACATGATACAGGGTCACTAGTTGATCGGACAATACTTGAATTTCGGTGTTTTGTAATGTCATGCTGCTGGACAGCACCCTCGTGGCTGCTTACATACGAAGAAGTATTTGCAGGCCCAAAACTGGGAGAGGTCTGGGAAGGGACAGAAGGCTGGCTAAAGACCGcacagcagattttcttttgcttcagagGCGGGGTGGCATTGCTGTCTTGAGTAGAACTCTGCAGTTCTCTTTCTGAGGGGCTGAAATTCTCTGAGGAAGCATCCAAGGACCTGCCACAGTTCTCTTCTTGTCCTTGAGACCTGTCTGTAGAGGCTCGGCTGTGGGAACTGCCATCCTCATCAGGAAAACGTTCTGAGCGAGTTCTGTGGAACCTGCAGCGGGTGCTGTAATCCAGAGTGCTGCAGCTCTGGTCCGTAGCGCCTTTGGGGGTTGTACAGTAGGGAGAAAGATCTGCAGAATAGAGAGATCCTTGAACTTCCAGCGAACAAAGATCTTCAGAGGAGCAGCTACGGTCTGGGATATCAACAGCCTCAGAGACGATCAAAGAGGTGCTCTCAacagaaactgcaaaacaagagattcagagagaaataaagaCTTCTTGcccctctcccatcccacccccgCCCTGTTGGCAAGTGTATCAATAATTACTCAAAAGCTTTCAGATGACAGAATGCCAAAGCAAAAAAGACTGAAGTAATTTACTTGTTTCTAGTGTCTTTCAGCAAAGATAATTTGTGCTGTCCTCAAGTAATTTCTTCAACTACTAAGCATACTTGAGCACTGATACCAAAGTATTATCTGTAACTACATTTGGACAGGAACAGCTCTTCCACTACTGGTTTCTCTGGTAAACAGAGATTGCCTGTtgtagaaaaagtaaaactttacACAAATGCCGAAAAAACATGGCTCTGATCACTTTAAACCTATCACTACTGTCAATATTAGCTTTGCACCTAACACTTGCTAATCAATCATCATTTCCCTGAAGCATGTATTTAAGTTCTTTACAAATGAGAATTCACCATCCCGTAACATCTCTGGCACACAAAATATGTGAGACACACACTTCAGACAGAAGCTAAACATTCTATGCAAGGTCACATAATCTTTGAAGCCCTTTTAATACAAAGTTGAGGTTGTTATCACTTCCTCTGTCACGTCTACAAATATATGTTATGAATGAACATGTCCCCTTGTATGAAAGTAAGTATTTCGCTCTGCATT from the Gavia stellata isolate bGavSte3 chromosome 13, bGavSte3.hap2, whole genome shotgun sequence genome contains:
- the ENTREP2 gene encoding protein ENTREP2 is translated as MLLSAVCVMLNLAGSILSCQNAQLVKSLEGCQLIKFDSDGVCVCCEMQHQTSGCSNLGETLKLNPLQECNVVRLTLKDLLFSVCALNIISTIVCALATAMCCMQMVSSDLLQMQDDITQFLPQRPHSTNPDCMTPRGTILHQTLDFDEFIPPIPPPPYYPPEYTCTPVIEAQRGLHLDFPHSPFSALYEVTINSPGLLYPAELPPPYEAVIGETPASQVNGTDQQVSESSVGERNMTLDFSTQVSVESTSLIVSEAVDIPDRSCSSEDLCSLEVQGSLYSADLSPYCTTPKGATDQSCSTLDYSTRCRFHRTRSERFPDEDGSSHSRASTDRSQGQEENCGRSLDASSENFSPSERELQSSTQDSNATPPLKQKKICCAVFSQPSVPSQTSPSFGPANTSSYVSSHEGAVQQHDITKHRNSSIVRSTSDPVSCSSYTEGDNCAWTPICSQHQDAGFSPATLETVPVSGSHMAASACQHSLSSFLPTGEQRDTRTIDLHLKPKALHIVSKERPHSLVDLKAYKDTKILVAKFLEHSDCNLPPEVRHVVNSIRSVIKSDERHMEEAIFSANIIDQVITSSQQNVNTSRKQLQEDLHLQSCGALSSPVAFLRRSRITRSLERDRPHSLIGVCRETIL